From the genome of Nocardia sp. NBC_01503, one region includes:
- a CDS encoding RNA polymerase sigma factor SigF, producing MTENSYDNIEAAFKELAVADEKLDPKRNCLRERIIERCLPLADHIARRFAGRGEGFDDLQQVARVGLVQAVDRFDVSRGSTFLSFAVPTVMGEVRRHFRDYTWSVRVPRRTKEIQLQIGGAVERLAQRLGRMPKAREIAVELDVDLLEITQALVASNAYQASSLDAYTSDDGENTPLSPAETLGSDDPDFELIEQRMAVRPHLIQLEDRERDILTMRFFECQTQKQIADHLGISQMHVSRILSKTLNQLRADALAD from the coding sequence ATGACCGAAAACAGCTACGACAATATCGAGGCTGCCTTCAAGGAGCTCGCCGTCGCCGACGAGAAGCTCGACCCCAAACGAAACTGCTTGCGGGAGCGCATTATCGAGCGTTGCCTACCGCTGGCCGATCACATCGCGCGCAGATTCGCCGGGCGCGGTGAGGGATTCGACGATCTACAACAGGTGGCGCGCGTGGGACTGGTTCAGGCCGTGGATCGGTTCGACGTCTCCCGCGGCTCGACCTTCCTGTCCTTCGCGGTACCCACCGTCATGGGCGAGGTACGCCGGCACTTCCGCGACTACACCTGGTCGGTGCGAGTTCCACGGCGCACCAAGGAGATTCAACTCCAGATCGGCGGCGCCGTCGAACGATTGGCACAGCGCCTCGGGCGCATGCCCAAGGCGCGCGAGATCGCCGTCGAACTCGATGTCGACCTCCTCGAGATCACCCAGGCGCTGGTGGCCTCCAATGCCTATCAAGCCAGCTCGCTCGATGCCTACACCAGTGACGACGGTGAGAACACACCGCTGTCCCCCGCCGAGACCCTCGGTTCCGACGATCCCGATTTCGAACTCATCGAACAGCGAATGGCGGTACGCCCGCATCTGATTCAGCTCGAGGACCGCGAGCGTGACATCCTCACCATGCGCTTCTTCGAATGCCAGACCCAGAAGCAGATCGCCGACCACCTCGGCATCTCACAGATGCACGTCTCGCGCATCCTGTCCAAAACCCTCAATCAACTGCGTGCCGACGCCCTCGCCGACTGA
- a CDS encoding cryptochrome/photolyase family protein, protein MSVAIALFTRDLRVGDNPILAAAARADAVVPLFVLDDRILGRTGLGANRIRFLLAALSELDTELRGLGGRLVLRRGDVAEEVARVAAQVGAERVHIAADVSGYSTLRLRRLRERLGQNRIEVTEHSGSVSVVDPADLRPATGRDHFSIFTPYFRRWVETPLRGAAPRPSALTVPEVDSIDMPARADLCADEGSPRLAVGGETTGRKLLRAWLSGPVAEYEARNDDLGADATSHLAAYLHFGCLSPTELVRRTDLSTPGGHAFARQLAWRDFNNQLLAARPEVATQDYRSRPAPWRTDPQAVKAWCTGRTGYPIIDAAMRQLLAEGWMPGRARLVAASFLSKSLGIDWRIGAAHFTRWLADADVANNQLNWQWAAGTGTDTRPNRTLNPLRQAERYDPEGSYIHRWLPELDDLPGPAAHKPWRSPLLAPDYPPPIIECKGM, encoded by the coding sequence ATGAGTGTCGCGATCGCGTTGTTCACCCGGGATCTGCGGGTCGGGGACAATCCGATATTGGCCGCGGCGGCGCGGGCGGATGCGGTGGTACCGCTGTTCGTTCTCGATGATCGGATTCTCGGCCGGACGGGATTGGGCGCCAATCGGATTCGGTTTCTGCTGGCGGCATTGAGCGAACTCGATACGGAGTTGCGGGGGCTGGGTGGGCGGTTGGTGCTGCGGCGCGGGGATGTGGCCGAGGAGGTGGCGCGGGTCGCGGCGCAGGTGGGGGCCGAGCGGGTGCATATCGCGGCGGATGTGAGCGGGTACAGCACGCTGCGGCTGCGGCGACTTCGGGAACGACTGGGGCAGAACAGGATTGAGGTTACCGAGCATTCCGGTTCGGTGAGTGTGGTCGATCCCGCCGATCTTCGACCGGCGACCGGGCGCGATCACTTCTCGATATTCACCCCGTATTTCCGGCGGTGGGTCGAGACGCCGTTGCGCGGTGCCGCGCCCCGGCCCTCGGCCTTGACGGTCCCCGAGGTGGACAGCATCGACATGCCCGCCCGGGCAGACCTATGCGCGGACGAGGGGTCCCCGCGGCTCGCGGTGGGTGGTGAGACGACCGGGCGAAAACTGCTGCGCGCCTGGCTCTCCGGCCCGGTCGCCGAGTACGAGGCGCGCAATGACGACCTCGGCGCGGACGCCACCTCGCACCTGGCCGCGTATCTGCATTTCGGCTGCCTCTCACCGACCGAGCTGGTGCGCCGCACCGACCTGTCCACCCCGGGCGGTCATGCCTTCGCCCGCCAACTCGCCTGGCGCGACTTCAACAATCAGCTGCTGGCCGCCCGCCCCGAGGTGGCGACCCAGGACTACCGCTCCCGACCGGCCCCGTGGCGTACCGACCCGCAGGCCGTAAAAGCCTGGTGCACAGGCAGAACCGGCTACCCCATCATCGATGCCGCCATGCGCCAACTGCTCGCCGAGGGCTGGATGCCCGGCCGCGCCCGTCTCGTGGCGGCCAGCTTCCTGAGCAAATCCCTCGGCATCGACTGGCGTATCGGCGCGGCGCACTTCACCCGCTGGCTGGCCGACGCCGATGTCGCCAACAACCAACTCAACTGGCAGTGGGCCGCGGGCACCGGTACCGACACCCGTCCCAACCGCACCCTCAACCCCCTGCGCCAGGCCGAACGCTACGACCCCGAAGGCAGCTATATCCACCGCTGGCTCCCCGAACTCGATGACCTCCCCGGCCCCGCCGCCCACAAGCCGTGGCGCTCACCCCTTCTCGCCCCCGACTACCCGCCCCCCATCATCGAATGCAAAGGCATGTGA
- a CDS encoding PrsW family intramembrane metalloprotease — MSRPGAGAPMGAIGSAPIDAGRGNWFQPRSALFWVYCAAVLAGPLVFLAQAAGMVRFGGAQAMAALPITAATLVFFGWVLFALDPFRARRRLVAPIVLGFLWGASVWPGVALWANDHVTHAVTNLAGDSFASSWQAAIAAPIDEEFIKAIGIAVVAVLFRSRLRRPMDGFLIGGFVGLGAQISEDVLYSVQTALAAPQNPVADVLIVALLRLVTALTSHWAMSALAGVGIVVLLLRTDRSWGWRWGFFALFYGMAVLMHFVFDAPRPGGPGWLLMFLPVIIDLTIFALAYRWVLGVERKWLRANISQPIARTLGSEAQLASLLTRRSRRRARAGLRAATGMGRRQARRYEHELIDRVELLAEPQPQPIWNYQQTPRR; from the coding sequence GTGAGTCGGCCGGGAGCGGGCGCGCCGATGGGGGCAATCGGTTCCGCGCCGATCGACGCGGGCCGGGGGAATTGGTTCCAGCCGAGGTCCGCGCTGTTCTGGGTGTACTGCGCGGCGGTGCTGGCGGGTCCGCTGGTGTTCCTGGCGCAGGCGGCGGGCATGGTTCGCTTCGGCGGGGCGCAGGCCATGGCGGCGCTGCCGATCACCGCGGCGACGCTGGTGTTCTTCGGCTGGGTGTTGTTCGCCCTGGATCCGTTTCGCGCGCGGCGGCGGTTGGTCGCGCCGATTGTGCTGGGTTTCCTCTGGGGTGCGTCGGTGTGGCCGGGTGTGGCGTTGTGGGCGAATGACCATGTGACGCATGCGGTGACGAATCTGGCGGGGGACTCCTTCGCCAGTAGCTGGCAGGCCGCGATCGCCGCGCCCATCGATGAGGAGTTCATCAAGGCGATCGGTATCGCGGTGGTGGCGGTGCTGTTCCGGTCGCGGTTGCGGCGGCCCATGGACGGTTTCCTGATCGGCGGGTTCGTCGGATTGGGTGCGCAGATCTCCGAGGATGTGCTGTACAGCGTGCAGACCGCACTGGCCGCGCCGCAGAATCCGGTGGCGGATGTGCTGATCGTGGCGCTGCTGCGGTTGGTGACGGCGTTGACCTCGCACTGGGCCATGTCCGCGTTGGCTGGTGTCGGCATTGTGGTGCTGTTGCTCCGGACCGATCGGTCGTGGGGTTGGCGGTGGGGGTTCTTCGCGCTCTTCTACGGCATGGCGGTGCTGATGCATTTCGTCTTCGACGCGCCGCGCCCGGGTGGTCCCGGCTGGTTGCTGATGTTCCTGCCGGTCATCATCGATCTGACGATTTTCGCGCTGGCCTACCGCTGGGTCCTGGGTGTCGAGCGAAAGTGGTTGCGCGCCAACATCTCTCAGCCCATCGCGCGCACTCTCGGTTCCGAGGCGCAGTTGGCTTCGCTGCTCACCCGGCGTAGTCGGCGGCGGGCGCGCGCCGGATTGCGTGCGGCCACGGGTATGGGTCGCCGCCAGGCCCGGCGCTATGAGCATGAGCTGATCGACCGGGTGGAGCTGCTCGCCGAGCCGCAACCGCAGCCGATATGGAACTACCAGCAAACACCGAGGAGGTAG
- a CDS encoding pentapeptide repeat-containing protein: MPRDLADLSFARFLEAREDLTMEGEYDCALFEGLRLEDAEVRGAQLTECAMTGSTISGGSMRHTRFNDVWIQGTQWIRADLSETSWMDAELVMNAWSGVEAFGARLRRVKFYNCKFDSVNLRGAHLNEVQFVDCVLRHLDIGEAKLTSVSFPGTEIEALSMRKATLSKVDLRSARAIGIFDGVESLRGATINSSQLMDLAPVFAHNIGLNVSDR; encoded by the coding sequence ATGCCGCGGGATTTGGCCGATCTGTCGTTCGCGCGCTTTCTGGAAGCCCGCGAGGATCTCACGATGGAGGGCGAATACGATTGCGCGCTCTTCGAGGGCCTGCGACTCGAGGACGCCGAAGTGCGTGGCGCGCAGCTCACCGAATGCGCCATGACCGGCAGCACCATCTCCGGCGGCAGTATGCGGCACACCAGATTCAACGATGTGTGGATTCAGGGCACGCAGTGGATTCGCGCCGATCTCTCCGAAACCTCTTGGATGGATGCGGAATTGGTGATGAACGCCTGGTCGGGTGTGGAGGCGTTCGGTGCGCGCCTGCGCCGGGTCAAGTTCTACAACTGCAAATTCGATTCGGTGAACCTGCGCGGCGCGCACCTGAACGAGGTGCAGTTCGTGGATTGTGTACTGCGCCATCTGGATATCGGCGAGGCGAAGCTGACCTCGGTGAGTTTTCCCGGCACCGAGATCGAGGCGCTGTCCATGCGCAAGGCCACCCTGTCGAAGGTGGATCTGCGCTCGGCGCGGGCGATCGGCATCTTCGACGGGGTCGAATCCCTGCGTGGGGCGACGATCAACAGCTCACAGCTGATGGATCTGGCCCCGGTCTTCGCACACAATATCGGGCTGAACGTCTCCGATCGCTGA
- a CDS encoding LysR family transcriptional regulator, which translates to MDLRTLRYFVAVADELHFGRAAARLHMSQPPLSRAIRQLEADLGCELLHRAPGGVTLTAAGSALHDEARALLAQAEQARARVLAIAGSATLTLGTLGDSAEQAGARLVSEFRRAHPGIRVRIREFDFTDPTAGLRTGLADVALTRTPFEHKGIAVHTLRSDPIGVVLRADDPLAGRERLEVREIADRDWFQLPEGTDPIWRAYWTQPAGARTDGPVVRTVHECMQAVLWNGSVGLAPLVHTLPDGLRAVPLSDAAPSNLVVAWQRTDRNPLIDSFRRIAAEVYRTH; encoded by the coding sequence ATGGACTTACGCACGCTGCGCTATTTCGTGGCGGTCGCCGACGAATTGCACTTCGGCCGGGCCGCCGCCCGCCTGCACATGTCGCAGCCGCCGCTGAGCCGCGCCATCCGGCAACTCGAAGCCGATCTCGGCTGCGAACTCCTGCACCGTGCACCCGGCGGGGTCACCCTCACCGCCGCCGGATCCGCGCTCCACGACGAAGCACGCGCCCTACTGGCCCAGGCGGAGCAGGCGCGCGCCCGGGTGCTCGCCATCGCCGGATCGGCCACACTCACCCTCGGCACCCTGGGCGACAGTGCCGAACAAGCCGGCGCGCGGCTGGTTTCGGAGTTCCGGCGCGCCCACCCCGGAATTCGGGTGCGCATCCGGGAGTTCGATTTCACCGATCCCACGGCGGGCCTGCGCACCGGACTCGCGGATGTGGCGCTCACTCGAACCCCGTTCGAGCACAAGGGAATCGCGGTGCATACGCTCCGATCGGATCCGATCGGGGTGGTGCTGCGCGCGGATGATCCGCTCGCCGGGCGCGAGCGGCTCGAAGTGCGGGAGATCGCGGACCGCGACTGGTTCCAGCTGCCCGAGGGCACCGATCCGATCTGGCGGGCGTATTGGACCCAACCCGCGGGCGCGCGCACCGACGGCCCGGTGGTGCGCACCGTGCACGAGTGCATGCAGGCCGTGCTGTGGAACGGCTCCGTCGGTCTGGCGCCGCTGGTGCACACGCTGCCGGACGGCTTGCGGGCGGTTCCGCTCAGCGATGCCGCGCCCAGCAATCTGGTGGTGGCGTGGCAGCGGACCGATCGCAATCCGCTCATCGACTCGTTCCGGCGGATCGCGGCCGAGGTGTATCGAACCCACTGA
- a CDS encoding helix-turn-helix domain-containing protein, whose amino-acid sequence MDSELDQALDAVGPRLRDLRRKREATLAELSASTGISVSTLSRLESGARRPTLELLLPLAKAHGVTLDELVGAPPTGDPRIHMRPVSRGAMTMVPLTRRAGGIQAYKLVIPGGTRREPDPQTHEGYEWMYVLNGRLRVVLGDHDFIMQPGEAAEFDTREPHWFGAAGPESVEFLSLFGKQGERAHLRARPKPKD is encoded by the coding sequence ATGGACAGCGAACTCGATCAGGCCCTCGACGCGGTCGGCCCGCGCCTGCGCGACCTGCGCCGCAAGCGTGAGGCCACGCTCGCCGAGCTCTCCGCGAGCACCGGAATCTCGGTCAGCACCCTGTCCCGGCTGGAGTCCGGGGCGCGGCGGCCCACCCTCGAACTGCTCTTGCCCCTGGCCAAGGCGCACGGGGTCACCCTCGACGAACTCGTGGGCGCACCACCCACCGGGGATCCGCGCATCCATATGCGACCGGTCAGCCGCGGCGCGATGACCATGGTGCCGCTCACCCGGCGGGCCGGCGGCATTCAGGCGTACAAGCTGGTCATCCCCGGCGGAACGCGGCGCGAACCCGACCCGCAGACCCATGAGGGCTACGAATGGATGTACGTCCTGAACGGTCGACTACGGGTGGTGCTCGGCGACCACGATTTCATCATGCAGCCGGGTGAGGCGGCGGAGTTCGACACTCGCGAACCGCACTGGTTCGGCGCGGCCGGTCCGGAATCGGTCGAATTCCTGAGCCTCTTCGGCAAACAGGGCGAACGAGCGCATCTGCGCGCCCGGCCGAAGCCGAAGGATTAA
- a CDS encoding MBL fold metallo-hydrolase has protein sequence MTAAVTPEQPIPDPVVQVAQAREVARDLVVIPNRGVQLVPNIGVIGGREAVLVVDTGIGPGNAGQVLNFAIEYAAGRQLYLTTTHFHPEHAFGAEVFAGSATYLINRAQALDLERKGPAYLEMFRGLGDSVARRLEGVRLATPDIVYDSTHDLDLGGRRVRLRATGRGHSLGDQVVEIPDVEVLFTGDLVEAGQFAIFPWFPPYDTDVSGIHWLAVMERLIAERPGIVVPGHGEVGDTRLLGDVRDYLRLLRDETWIRRDSAASEQTVVDEVRAIMLARHPDWVGREWIEQGVGCLCAEHSHA, from the coding sequence ATGACCGCAGCAGTGACACCGGAGCAGCCGATTCCGGACCCGGTGGTGCAGGTCGCGCAGGCGCGCGAGGTCGCCCGCGATCTGGTGGTGATTCCGAATCGGGGAGTGCAGCTGGTTCCCAATATCGGTGTGATCGGCGGGCGGGAGGCGGTGCTCGTCGTCGATACCGGGATTGGGCCGGGTAATGCCGGGCAGGTGCTGAACTTCGCGATCGAGTACGCGGCGGGCCGTCAATTGTATTTGACGACAACGCATTTCCATCCCGAGCACGCATTCGGTGCGGAGGTCTTCGCGGGATCGGCGACCTATCTGATCAATCGCGCGCAGGCGCTGGATCTGGAGCGCAAAGGCCCGGCCTACCTCGAAATGTTCAGGGGCCTGGGAGATTCGGTGGCGCGGCGATTGGAGGGTGTGCGGCTGGCGACACCGGATATCGTCTACGACAGTACCCACGACCTGGACCTGGGCGGCCGCCGGGTGCGACTGCGGGCCACCGGTCGCGGGCACAGCCTCGGTGATCAGGTGGTCGAAATACCGGACGTGGAAGTGCTTTTCACCGGCGATCTGGTGGAGGCGGGTCAGTTCGCCATCTTCCCGTGGTTCCCGCCGTACGACACCGATGTCTCCGGAATCCATTGGCTCGCGGTCATGGAACGCCTCATTGCCGAACGGCCGGGCATCGTGGTCCCCGGGCACGGTGAAGTCGGCGATACGCGACTGCTCGGCGATGTCCGCGACTATTTGCGGCTACTGCGTGACGAGACCTGGATACGCCGCGATTCCGCGGCGAGCGAGCAGACCGTCGTCGATGAGGTGCGCGCGATAATGCTCGCGCGACACCCGGATTGGGTCGGGCGGGAGTGGATCGAGCAGGGTGTCGGCTGCCTCTGCGCCGAACATTCGCACGCTTAA
- a CDS encoding GNAT family N-acetyltransferase produces MSEGKSLPDTAGSDRARELLERRQQALCNYLEASGDVAGTRIRANLTGWRRWLHRLPGATIANAAGRRDALLRELAQHGVGAEDRRWGVLSGGYLRSRGAPIGLEFTLAELMSEYESTDPHWARQLRVIADAAEQVRPLAALGDRVAVAELTEQLVAVTRAAPDEAARQRLSDHLPGVLRPLPADLESLRRSDDLVDVVFEVYANTIKLDNITVNPELRGTGLGSAVLQQLCRAADAHHLTIVGQLVPTYRDDDSAVPLLAAWCRKHGFAVNERLGGRISRTPASIS; encoded by the coding sequence ATGAGTGAGGGCAAGTCGCTTCCGGATACGGCCGGTTCCGACCGCGCGCGCGAGCTGTTGGAGCGTCGACAGCAAGCATTGTGCAACTACCTGGAGGCCAGCGGTGATGTCGCGGGCACCCGTATTCGCGCCAACCTCACCGGGTGGCGGCGCTGGCTGCACCGCCTGCCCGGGGCCACCATCGCCAATGCCGCGGGCCGTCGCGATGCGCTGTTGCGCGAGCTCGCCCAGCACGGTGTCGGTGCGGAGGATCGGCGTTGGGGGGTGCTGTCCGGTGGTTATCTGCGCAGCCGGGGCGCCCCGATCGGGTTGGAGTTCACCCTCGCGGAGTTGATGTCCGAGTACGAGTCCACCGATCCGCACTGGGCGCGGCAGCTGCGCGTCATCGCCGATGCCGCCGAGCAGGTGCGCCCGCTGGCGGCGCTGGGGGATCGGGTGGCGGTCGCCGAACTCACCGAGCAACTGGTGGCGGTGACCCGGGCGGCGCCGGATGAGGCGGCGCGGCAACGACTCTCCGATCATCTGCCGGGGGTGCTGCGGCCACTGCCCGCCGATCTCGAATCCCTGCGCCGCAGTGACGATCTCGTCGATGTGGTCTTCGAGGTGTACGCGAACACCATCAAGCTGGACAACATCACGGTGAATCCGGAGCTGCGTGGTACCGGGCTGGGAAGTGCTGTGCTGCAACAGCTTTGCCGGGCGGCGGATGCGCATCACCTGACCATTGTCGGGCAGCTGGTGCCGACCTATCGTGATGACGATTCGGCGGTCCCGCTGCTGGCGGCGTGGTGCCGCAAACATGGTTTCGCGGTGAACGAGCGACTGGGCGGTCGTATCTCGCGGACCCCGGCCAGCATTTCCTGA
- a CDS encoding SDR family NAD(P)-dependent oxidoreductase, whose amino-acid sequence MDDFGHRPGAALVLGASGGLGLATARMLIERGSHVGLTYFRSAGKLDPLLTLAKERGRRALSWRLDLTDAERAAEVMAQTAAEFGGIHTLVYAAGPHIPMRHLSRITPAEFKSQLIDDASGFFNAAHAALPYLRETGGNIVAVTTAATARFPIRDGLSSGPKAAVEALIRGIAAEEGRFGIRANCVGPGMTTDGMADRLISSGELDQHALDITRANIPLRRFGNAEDIAEAVCFLASDRADFISGQKLDIDGGYGV is encoded by the coding sequence ATGGACGACTTCGGTCATCGGCCCGGTGCCGCACTCGTACTCGGAGCCAGCGGCGGGCTCGGCCTGGCCACCGCGCGCATGCTCATCGAGCGCGGCAGCCATGTGGGGCTGACCTACTTCCGCTCCGCGGGCAAACTCGATCCGCTGCTCACCCTCGCCAAGGAACGGGGGCGGCGGGCACTGTCCTGGCGACTCGACCTCACCGATGCCGAACGCGCGGCCGAGGTCATGGCGCAGACCGCCGCCGAGTTCGGCGGCATCCACACCCTGGTCTACGCGGCCGGACCGCATATTCCGATGCGGCATCTGAGCCGAATCACCCCGGCCGAGTTCAAGTCTCAGCTCATCGACGATGCCAGCGGATTCTTCAATGCCGCGCATGCGGCGCTGCCGTATCTGCGGGAGACCGGCGGCAATATCGTCGCCGTCACCACCGCCGCGACCGCGCGCTTCCCCATTCGCGACGGTCTCTCCAGCGGACCGAAAGCCGCTGTGGAAGCCCTGATTCGGGGTATCGCCGCCGAGGAAGGCCGCTTCGGGATTCGCGCCAACTGCGTCGGACCGGGTATGACCACCGACGGGATGGCCGATCGACTCATCAGCTCCGGTGAGCTCGATCAGCATGCCCTGGACATCACGCGCGCCAATATTCCGTTGCGCCGCTTCGGAAATGCCGAGGACATCGCCGAAGCGGTGTGCTTCCTGGCCTCGGACCGCGCCGATTTCATCAGCGGGCAGAAGCTCGATATCGACGGCGGCTACGGGGTGTAA
- a CDS encoding NAD(P)/FAD-dependent oxidoreductase, which produces MRNKEVIVADQLADGYDAVVIGGGAAGLNGALMLARARRSVLVIDAGEPRNAPAEGVHGLLAREGMAPAELVARGREEVRGYGGQVVSGMVVNATRDADTPAGGEREHAARDGGTHAGGTGAESAIGFTVELADGRSVRARRLLVTTGLVDELPNIEGLRERWGHDVIHCPYCHGWEVRDQAIGILGSGPMSVHQALLFRQWSPDITYFAHSVAPTAEQAEQLAARGISVVTGAVKALEIADDKIVGVRLEDGTVVPRSAVAVASRMVARANFLAALDLKPADHPSGMGEHIPADPTGRTDAPGIWVAGNVTDLSAQVGAAAAAGATAGAMINFDLVNEETAAAVAAYRART; this is translated from the coding sequence ATGCGGAACAAGGAGGTCATAGTGGCGGATCAGCTGGCGGACGGCTACGACGCGGTGGTGATCGGCGGCGGCGCGGCCGGTTTGAACGGCGCGCTCATGCTGGCGCGGGCCCGGCGCTCGGTACTGGTGATCGATGCGGGCGAACCCCGCAATGCTCCGGCCGAGGGCGTGCACGGACTGCTGGCGCGGGAGGGAATGGCACCCGCGGAGCTGGTGGCGCGCGGCCGCGAGGAGGTGCGCGGCTACGGCGGGCAGGTCGTCTCCGGCATGGTGGTCAACGCGACGCGGGATGCGGACACCCCTGCCGGTGGCGAGCGGGAGCACGCCGCGCGCGATGGTGGCACGCACGCCGGCGGTACCGGCGCGGAGAGCGCCATCGGTTTCACGGTCGAGCTGGCGGACGGCCGTAGCGTGCGCGCACGGCGGCTGCTGGTGACCACCGGGCTCGTCGATGAGCTGCCGAATATCGAAGGGCTGCGGGAGCGTTGGGGTCACGATGTGATCCACTGCCCGTACTGCCACGGCTGGGAGGTGCGCGATCAGGCCATCGGCATTCTGGGCAGCGGCCCGATGTCGGTGCATCAGGCACTGCTGTTCCGGCAGTGGAGCCCGGATATCACCTACTTCGCGCACAGCGTCGCACCCACCGCGGAGCAGGCGGAACAGCTTGCGGCGCGCGGGATTTCGGTGGTGACCGGTGCTGTGAAGGCCCTCGAGATCGCCGATGACAAGATCGTCGGCGTCCGCCTCGAAGACGGAACGGTCGTCCCGCGTTCGGCCGTGGCAGTGGCCTCACGCATGGTGGCCCGCGCGAATTTCCTTGCGGCCCTTGATCTGAAGCCCGCGGATCACCCCTCCGGCATGGGTGAGCACATCCCCGCCGATCCGACCGGCCGCACCGATGCCCCCGGCATCTGGGTGGCGGGCAATGTCACCGATCTCTCCGCCCAGGTCGGCGCGGCCGCCGCGGCCGGTGCCACCGCCGGTGCGATGATCAACTTCGACCTGGTGAACGAGGAGACCGCCGCGGCCGTGGCGGCCTACCGCGCTCGCACCTGA
- a CDS encoding SDR family oxidoreductase — protein sequence MTKIGVTGATGKLGTLVAQRLAAAGADLRLIARSPAKQLPLPDAEVRFANYGDAPKFELAVTGVETLLLVSAMESELRVAEHTTAIEAAVSAGVRRIVYISFQGAAPEATFTFARDHWYTEQQIRQTELPFTFLRDNNYQVHLPALADPETGVISGPAGDGRVAAVAHEDIADVATAVLLDEGLLPNQVRDVTGPRALDLDEVAEILSRHTGRPITYKPESIPEAYESRSHYHAPDWMVAGWVTSYEAIATGELANVSSTVEAVTGHPPIDFERYLDTHPEVLDRLIGRA from the coding sequence GTGACGAAAATCGGTGTCACCGGAGCGACCGGCAAGCTCGGCACCCTGGTCGCCCAGCGCCTCGCCGCCGCAGGAGCGGACCTGCGATTGATCGCACGCAGCCCCGCGAAACAGCTGCCGCTGCCCGATGCCGAGGTGCGATTCGCCAACTACGGCGACGCGCCGAAGTTCGAGCTGGCGGTGACCGGGGTGGAGACGCTACTGCTGGTCTCGGCCATGGAGAGCGAGCTGCGCGTGGCCGAGCACACCACCGCCATCGAGGCGGCCGTCTCGGCGGGTGTGCGGCGCATCGTCTACATCTCCTTCCAGGGCGCGGCCCCCGAGGCCACCTTCACCTTCGCGCGCGATCACTGGTACACCGAACAGCAGATCCGCCAGACCGAACTGCCCTTCACGTTCTTGCGGGACAACAACTATCAGGTGCATCTGCCCGCGCTCGCCGATCCCGAGACCGGGGTGATCAGCGGTCCCGCCGGGGACGGACGGGTCGCGGCGGTGGCACACGAGGACATCGCCGATGTCGCCACCGCGGTGCTGCTGGACGAGGGGCTACTGCCCAACCAGGTCCGCGATGTCACCGGACCGCGGGCGCTGGACCTGGACGAGGTCGCCGAGATCCTCAGCCGCCACACCGGGCGGCCCATCACCTATAAACCGGAGTCGATTCCCGAGGCGTACGAAAGCCGTTCGCACTACCACGCACCCGACTGGATGGTCGCCGGCTGGGTGACCTCCTACGAGGCCATCGCCACCGGCGAACTCGCGAATGTCTCCAGCACGGTCGAGGCCGTCACCGGCCACCCGCCCATCGACTTCGAGCGCTACCTCGACACCCACCCCGAGGTGCTGGACCGCCTGATCGGCCGCGCGTGA